The Xanthobacter flavus genome includes a window with the following:
- a CDS encoding F0F1 ATP synthase subunit gamma — MASLKDLRNRIASVKATQKITKAMQMVAAAKLRRAQMAAEAARPYAERMETVLGNLAAGIIGGGQAPVLIAGTGSTQKQLLLVATGERGLCGAFNTSIVRLARERAQQLIGEGKDVKFFCIGRKGYDQLRRVYPDRIIELVDLRSVRTLSFKDADAIASKILALLDQGAFDVCTLFYAQFKSVISQVPTAQQIIPATFEARDAGAAGPDYEYEPAEEDILSDLLPRNIAVQIFRALLENQASFYGSQMSAMDNATRNAGDMIKKQTLIYNRTRQAMITKELIEIISGAEAL; from the coding sequence ATGGCGAGCCTGAAAGACCTAAGAAACCGCATCGCCTCGGTGAAGGCGACGCAGAAGATCACCAAGGCGATGCAGATGGTCGCCGCGGCGAAGCTGCGTCGCGCCCAGATGGCGGCGGAAGCGGCCCGTCCCTATGCCGAGCGCATGGAGACGGTGCTGGGCAATCTTGCCGCCGGCATCATCGGCGGCGGGCAGGCGCCCGTCCTCATCGCCGGCACCGGCTCCACCCAGAAGCAGCTGCTTCTGGTGGCGACCGGCGAGCGCGGCCTGTGCGGCGCCTTCAACACCTCCATCGTCCGCCTCGCCCGCGAGCGGGCGCAGCAGCTGATCGGAGAAGGCAAGGACGTCAAGTTCTTCTGCATCGGCCGCAAGGGCTACGACCAGCTGCGCCGGGTCTATCCCGACCGCATCATCGAGCTGGTGGACCTGCGCTCCGTCCGCACGCTGAGCTTCAAGGATGCCGACGCCATCGCGTCGAAGATCCTCGCCCTGCTCGACCAGGGTGCGTTCGACGTGTGCACGCTCTTCTACGCCCAGTTCAAGAGCGTGATCTCGCAGGTTCCGACCGCCCAGCAGATCATCCCCGCCACCTTCGAGGCGCGGGACGCGGGCGCGGCCGGTCCGGACTATGAATACGAGCCGGCCGAGGAGGACATCCTCTCCGACCTCCTGCCCCGCAACATCGCGGTGCAGATCTTCCGCGCCCTCCTGGAAAACCAGGCGTCGTTCTATGGCTCGCAGATGAGCGCCATGGACAACGCGACGCGGAACGCGGGCGACATGATCAAGAAGCAGACGCTGATCTACAACCGGACGCGTCAGGCCATGATCACGAAGGAACTCATCGAAATCATCTCCGGCGCCGAAGCGCTCTGA
- the atpA gene encoding F0F1 ATP synthase subunit alpha, giving the protein MDIRAAEISAILKEQIQGFGQEAEVSEVGQVLSVGDGIARVYGLDNVQAGEMVEFENGTRGMALNLEIDNVGIVIFGSDREIKEGQTVKRTGAIVDAPVGKGLLGRVVDALGNPIDGKGPIMFTERRRVDVKAPGIIPRKSVHEPMQTGLKAIDALIPIGRGQRELIIGDRQTGKTAVALDAILNQKPLNAGDAPESQKLYCVYVAVGQKRSTVAQFVKVLEEQGALEYSIVVAATASDAAPMQFLAPFTGTAMGEYFRDNGMHALIIHDDLSKQAVAYRQMSLLLRRPPGREAYPGDVFYLHSRLLERAAKLNDAHGAGSLTALPVIETQANDVSAYIPTNVISITDGQIFLESDLFYQGIRPAVNVGLSVSRVGSSAQIKAMKQVAGKIKGELAQYRELAAFAQFGSDLDASTQKLLNRGARLTELLKQSQFAPLKVEEQVAVIFAGTNGYLDPLPVSKVREFEQGLLLALRSQHPEILEAIRSSKEISKDTMEKLTKAIDAFAKSFA; this is encoded by the coding sequence ATGGACATTCGAGCCGCTGAAATCTCCGCCATCCTGAAAGAGCAGATCCAGGGCTTCGGCCAGGAGGCCGAGGTCTCCGAGGTCGGTCAGGTGCTCTCCGTCGGTGACGGCATCGCCCGCGTCTACGGCCTCGACAATGTCCAGGCCGGCGAGATGGTCGAGTTCGAGAATGGCACGCGCGGCATGGCGCTGAACCTCGAAATCGACAACGTCGGTATCGTGATCTTCGGCTCCGACCGCGAGATCAAGGAAGGCCAGACGGTCAAGCGCACCGGCGCCATCGTGGACGCCCCGGTCGGCAAGGGCCTGCTCGGCCGCGTCGTGGACGCCCTCGGCAACCCGATCGACGGCAAGGGCCCGATCATGTTCACCGAGCGTCGCCGCGTCGACGTGAAGGCGCCGGGCATCATCCCGCGCAAGTCGGTGCATGAGCCCATGCAGACCGGCCTCAAGGCCATCGACGCGCTGATCCCGATCGGCCGCGGCCAGCGCGAGCTGATCATCGGCGACCGCCAGACCGGCAAGACCGCCGTGGCGCTCGACGCCATCCTGAACCAGAAGCCCCTCAACGCCGGCGACGCCCCCGAGAGCCAGAAGCTCTATTGCGTGTACGTCGCGGTGGGCCAGAAGCGCTCCACCGTCGCGCAGTTCGTGAAGGTGCTCGAGGAGCAGGGCGCGCTGGAATATTCCATCGTCGTCGCCGCCACCGCCTCGGACGCCGCGCCGATGCAGTTCCTGGCGCCGTTCACCGGCACCGCCATGGGCGAGTATTTCCGTGACAACGGCATGCACGCGCTCATCATCCACGACGACCTGTCCAAGCAGGCCGTGGCCTATCGCCAGATGTCGCTGCTGCTGCGCCGCCCGCCGGGCCGCGAAGCCTATCCCGGCGACGTGTTCTACCTCCACTCCCGCCTGCTGGAGCGCGCGGCCAAGCTGAACGACGCCCACGGCGCCGGTTCGCTCACCGCTCTCCCGGTCATCGAGACCCAGGCGAACGACGTGTCGGCCTATATCCCGACCAACGTGATCTCCATCACCGACGGCCAGATCTTCCTTGAGTCCGACCTGTTCTACCAGGGCATCCGCCCGGCGGTGAACGTCGGCCTCTCGGTGTCGCGCGTGGGCTCCTCGGCCCAGATCAAGGCGATGAAGCAGGTCGCCGGCAAGATCAAGGGCGAGCTCGCCCAGTATCGTGAGCTCGCGGCCTTCGCCCAGTTCGGTTCCGACCTCGACGCCTCCACCCAGAAGCTGCTCAACCGCGGTGCCCGCCTGACCGAGCTGCTGAAGCAGAGCCAGTTCGCTCCGCTGAAGGTTGAGGAGCAGGTGGCGGTGATCTTTGCCGGCACCAACGGCTATCTCGACCCGCTGCCGGTCTCCAAGGTCCGCGAGTTCGAGCAGGGCCTGCTTCTGGCGCTGCGCTCGCAGCATCCCGAAATCCTGGAAGCCATCCGTTCGTCCAAGGAAATCTCCAAGGACACCATGGAGAAGCTGACGAAGGCCATCGACGCCTTCGCCAAGAGCTTTGCCTGA
- a CDS encoding F0F1 ATP synthase subunit delta: protein MADTIVSGMAGRYATALFELAREAGAVDSVKADLDRLSAMIAESADLARLVKSPVFSAEEQLKAITAVLGQAEISGLAGNFVKLVAQNRRLFALPRMISDYAALVAAQRGETTAQVTVAAPLSDTHFAALKEALAQQTGKDVNLDVTVDPSILGGLIVKLGSRMVDASLKTKLNSIRHAMKEVR from the coding sequence GCGGATACGATCGTGTCAGGCATGGCGGGGCGCTATGCGACCGCGCTGTTCGAACTGGCGAGGGAGGCCGGCGCCGTCGATTCCGTTAAGGCGGATCTCGATCGACTGTCGGCCATGATTGCTGAAAGCGCGGATCTGGCGCGGCTGGTGAAGAGCCCGGTCTTTTCGGCCGAGGAGCAGCTCAAAGCCATCACCGCGGTTCTTGGTCAGGCGGAGATTTCCGGTCTTGCCGGGAATTTCGTGAAGCTGGTGGCGCAGAATCGCCGTCTCTTCGCGCTGCCCCGGATGATTTCCGACTATGCCGCCCTCGTTGCCGCCCAGCGCGGCGAGACGACGGCGCAGGTGACGGTGGCCGCTCCCCTGAGCGACACCCACTTCGCCGCGCTCAAGGAAGCGCTGGCGCAACAGACCGGCAAGGACGTGAACCTCGACGTCACCGTCGATCCGTCCATCCTCGGTGGTCTCATCGTGAAGCTCGGCTCCCGCATGGTCGACGCCTCCCTCAAGACCAAACTCAATTCTATCCGGCATGCGATGAAAGAGGTCCGCTGA